DNA from Nocardioides seonyuensis:
GGCATCGGCGCGGTGGAGCACCACTCCGAGTCGCCCGAGGCGCAGTTCGCCCACACGCCGGGCCTCAAGGTGGTCGCCTGCTCCAACCCGGTCGACGGCTACTGGATGATCCAGCAGGCCATCGCCCACGACGACCCGGTCATCTTCCTCGAGCCCAAGCGCCAGTACCACGCGGACAAGGCCGAGCTCGACGAGTCCGCCACGCCGGAGCCGCTGTTCACCTCGCGCGTGGTCCGCCCCGGCAGCGACGCGACCCTGCTGGCCTACGGGCCCACCGTCAAGACCGCCCTCAAGTGTGCCGAGGCGGCCGCCGAGGAGGGACGCCAGCTCGAGGTCATCGACCTGCGCACGCTCTCCCCGCTCGACATGGCTCCGGTGCTCGAGTCCGTACGCCGCACCGGCCGTTGCGTGGTCACGCACGAGGCCCACGTCAACCTCGGCATGGGAGCCGAGCTGGCCGCGCGGATCACCGAGGAGTGCTTCTACTCCCTCGAGGCCCCGGTGCTTCGGGTCGGCGCGTTCGACACCCCCTACCCGCCCTCGCGGATCGAGGAGGAGTACCTCCCCGACCTCGACCGTGTGCTCGACGCCGTCGACCGCACCTTCGCCTACTGAGAGGAAGCGCATGTCCGAGTTCCTCCTCCCCGACGTCGGCGAGGGCCTGACCGAGGCAGAGATCGTGGCCTGGAAGGTCAAGGTCGGCGACACCGTCGAGATCAACGACGTGATCGTCGAGATCGAGACCGCCAAGTCCCTGGTCGAGCTGCCCTCGCCCTTCGAGGGCACCGTCCAGGCACTGCTGGTCGACGAGGGCGAGACCGTGCCTGTCGGGACCCCGATCATCGCCATCGGTGACGCGTCGGAGGCGGCACCCGCTACTGCGGCGGCCGCCCCCCAGACCGAGTCCGACCCCTACCTGGGGATGGCGCAGAAGGCCGGTGGGGCGCAGGTCGACCCCAGCGAGATCGACCTGTCCAACCCGGCGGCGTCCGGCTCGATGGAGGGGGCCTCCCTCGTCGGCCGGATCAAGGCCGAGCGTGGCCCGATGCGTCGCGCCCGGCGCGGCTCGGCCTCGCCCAGCAGCGAGGCCGGCGCCCAGACCCAGCTGCAGGTGCAGGGTGCCTTCTCGCCCGGCGGTGCCCAGTCCGGCGAGGTCATGCCCGCCGACGAGCCTGCCGTCCCGGCTCGCGACGCACGACCGAAGGCGGCTGCGGCGCCCGCTGAGGCCCTGGTGCCGTCCGCCGCGCAGAGCGAGCAGGCCGACGTACGAGCCCTGGCGAAGCCGCCGGTGCGCAAGCTCGCCAAGGAGCTCGGGGTCGACCTGACCGCGCTGACCGGCTCCGGACCGTCGGGCTCGATCACCCGCGAGGACGTCCAGTCGGCCTCCGGTGGCGTCGGTCCGTCATCCGAAGGCGCAGCGATGGCTGTGGGTTCGCATGACGCAAGCGGGGGCGCGCGCGAGACCCGTGAGCCGATCAAGGGCGTGCGCAAGATGATGGCGCAGGCGATGAGCCAGTCGGCCTTCACCAGTCCCCACGTCACCGAGTGGGTCACGCTCGACGTCACCGCCACCATGCAGTTCGTCCAGCGCCTCAAGAAGAACCGCGACTTCAAGGACGTCAAGGTCAGCCCGCTGCTGGTGCTGGCGCGCGCGGTCATGCTCGCCATGAAGCGCACCCCGGAGATCAACTCCTACTGGGACGACGCCGCCCAGGAGGTCGTCCACAAGCACTACGTCAACCTTGGCATCGCGGCCGCCACGCCGCGCGGTCTCGTCGTACCCAACGTCAAGGACGCCGACAGCCTCTCGATGCTCGAGCTGGCGGGCGCCCTCAACGAGCTCACGGCCACCGCACGCGAGGGCAGGACGCAGCCGGCCGAGATGGCAGGCGGCACGTTCACGATCACCAACGTCGGCGTGTTCGGGGTCGATGCAGGCACCCCCATCATCAACCCCGGAGAATCGGCGATCCTGTGCTTCGGCGCGATCAACAAGAGGCCCTGGGTGGACGAGGCCGGTGAGCTGTGCGTGCGCGACGTGACCACGCTGGCGCTGTCGTTCGACCACCGCCACATCGACGGCGAGAAGGGCTCGCGCTTCCTCGCCGACGTCGCCTCGATCCTCTCCGACCCGGCGAGCGCGCTCCTCTTCTGACCGGCTGGCCGGGCATTCGCGTGCCCGGCCGGTCGAGGGCGTCTCACCGCCACGGGGTCTGTCGCGCGGTCCATCCGGACCCGCAAGAATCGCCGTGGCGTGTGAGTACCCCTTCTCGGCAGGAGACCCCATGACTGATCGCAGCTTCCGTACGACGATGCGCGGCTACGACCCGCTGCAGGTCGACCGAGCCCTCGCCGCGTGCGACGAGCGCGTGGCCGCCGTCGCCGCCCGGCTCGCCGAGGCGGAGGCCCAGGTGGTCACGCTGACCGAGCACGTCGGCGTGCTCGAGGGTGGAGCGCGGCAGTCGTGGGAGGAGGCCCGTCGGGCCAAGGAAGCGCTCGAGGCCTACGAGGCTGCCGAGCGCGAGCCGGCCACCTTCACCCACCTGGGAGAGCGGGTGGGCCAGATCCTGGCGCTGGCCGAGCGTGAGGCCGAGGAGATCCGCACCCGTGTCGTGGGCGAGGCCGACGAGATCCGCGCCGCGGCCGAGACCGACGCGGCCCACGTGCGCGCTGACGCCGACCTCTACGCCCAGGAGGTTCGCATCGTCGCCGAAGAAGAGGGCGCGAAGCTGATCAACGAGGCTCGCAAGGCAGCAGACGAGGAGCGTGACTCCGCCGCGCACGACGCCGCCGCGCTGCGCGGCGAGGCCGAGGCGATCGTGGAGGCGCAGCGTGCCAGTGCCGCCCAGGCCGCAGCAGACTTCGAGACCTCCCTGGCTGCGCGCCGCAAGAAGGCGACCGCCGAGATCAAGGCGCTGCAGAAGGCTGCCAAGCAGGAGCTCGACGCCATGACCGCCCGCACGAGGGAGCTCGAGGAGTCCCTCCAGCGCACCCGTGCCGAGACCGACGAGCGGATCGAGCGGATGCTCTCGGAGGCCAAGCAGCGCGCGGAGGCCACCCTCGCCGACGCGCGCGCCACGGCCGACCGGGTGCGCGCCGAGTCCGAGCGCGAGCTCGCCGCCGCCAGCCAGCGGCGCGACAGCATCAACAGCCAGCTCGCCCACGTCCGCCAGATGCTCGCGACGGTGTC
Protein-coding regions in this window:
- a CDS encoding dihydrolipoamide acetyltransferase family protein, with translation MSEFLLPDVGEGLTEAEIVAWKVKVGDTVEINDVIVEIETAKSLVELPSPFEGTVQALLVDEGETVPVGTPIIAIGDASEAAPATAAAAPQTESDPYLGMAQKAGGAQVDPSEIDLSNPAASGSMEGASLVGRIKAERGPMRRARRGSASPSSEAGAQTQLQVQGAFSPGGAQSGEVMPADEPAVPARDARPKAAAAPAEALVPSAAQSEQADVRALAKPPVRKLAKELGVDLTALTGSGPSGSITREDVQSASGGVGPSSEGAAMAVGSHDASGGARETREPIKGVRKMMAQAMSQSAFTSPHVTEWVTLDVTATMQFVQRLKKNRDFKDVKVSPLLVLARAVMLAMKRTPEINSYWDDAAQEVVHKHYVNLGIAAATPRGLVVPNVKDADSLSMLELAGALNELTATAREGRTQPAEMAGGTFTITNVGVFGVDAGTPIINPGESAILCFGAINKRPWVDEAGELCVRDVTTLALSFDHRHIDGEKGSRFLADVASILSDPASALLF
- a CDS encoding alpha-ketoacid dehydrogenase subunit beta produces the protein MSSSQKITLAKGLNMGLRKAMEDDDKVLLMGEDVGKLGGVFRITDGLQKDFGEDRVIDSPLAESGIVGTAVGMALRGYRPVVEIQFDGFVYPAYDQIVCQVAKYTFRSQGKVKMPIVIRIPFGGGIGAVEHHSESPEAQFAHTPGLKVVACSNPVDGYWMIQQAIAHDDPVIFLEPKRQYHADKAELDESATPEPLFTSRVVRPGSDATLLAYGPTVKTALKCAEAAAEEGRQLEVIDLRTLSPLDMAPVLESVRRTGRCVVTHEAHVNLGMGAELAARITEECFYSLEAPVLRVGAFDTPYPPSRIEEEYLPDLDRVLDAVDRTFAY